The Sporosarcina luteola genome contains a region encoding:
- a CDS encoding acetoin utilization protein AcuC — protein MKDAIFIYSEEQLGYSFSDTHPFNQKRIVLTLDLLRKCNAISDDEIIVPRVATDEELLLVHDSKFIDIVKRAGRGLVSDEVGSVYGIGTEDTPIFPNMHEASAMLVGGTLTAVDEVMEGRAKYALNLGGGLHHGFQGKASGFCVYNDSSVAIKYIQKKYGARVLYIDTDAHHGDGVQWTFYDDPDVCTLSIHETGRYLFPGTGAITERGNGDGYGTSFNFPIDAFTEDESFLEIYKTAIEEVAAFFKPDVILTQNGADAHYFDPLTHLYGTMKIYEEIPRIAREIADRYCDGRWIAVGGGGYDIWRVVPRAWAHVWLAMKQLPAPTGKLPEAWLNAWQDESPVPFIETWQDPNPLYEPIPRKAEITEKNAQMLERALHMVRSQRS, from the coding sequence ATGAAAGACGCTATATTCATTTATTCCGAAGAACAACTTGGCTATTCATTTTCGGACACTCACCCATTCAATCAAAAGAGGATTGTATTGACGTTGGATCTATTGAGGAAATGTAATGCCATATCCGATGATGAAATAATTGTTCCGAGGGTTGCAACCGACGAGGAATTATTATTGGTTCATGATTCGAAGTTCATCGATATTGTGAAACGGGCTGGCCGGGGGCTCGTAAGCGATGAAGTCGGCTCCGTATATGGCATCGGAACCGAAGACACCCCAATATTCCCAAACATGCACGAAGCGAGTGCGATGCTTGTCGGGGGGACGTTGACCGCAGTCGATGAGGTAATGGAAGGAAGAGCGAAATACGCTTTGAACTTAGGAGGCGGACTCCACCATGGCTTCCAGGGCAAAGCATCGGGCTTCTGCGTCTATAACGACAGCTCAGTCGCCATCAAATATATTCAAAAAAAATACGGTGCACGTGTGCTGTATATCGACACGGACGCGCATCATGGCGATGGAGTGCAATGGACGTTTTATGATGATCCGGATGTCTGCACGCTTTCCATACATGAAACAGGACGATACCTTTTTCCCGGGACTGGTGCTATTACTGAACGCGGAAATGGCGATGGCTACGGGACTTCATTTAATTTTCCAATTGATGCGTTCACGGAGGACGAGTCATTTCTTGAGATTTACAAGACGGCTATCGAGGAAGTCGCCGCTTTTTTCAAGCCGGATGTCATCTTGACCCAAAACGGAGCGGATGCTCATTATTTTGATCCCCTTACCCATTTATACGGAACGATGAAAATTTATGAAGAAATACCTCGCATTGCACGTGAAATCGCAGATCGTTATTGTGACGGAAGATGGATTGCCGTAGGCGGTGGAGGCTATGACATATGGCGGGTCGTCCCGAGGGCATGGGCTCATGTTTGGCTAGCAATGAAACAGCTGCCGGCTCCTACGGGTAAATTGCCTGAAGCATGGCTTAATGCTTGGCAGGACGAATCCCCTGTACCTTTCATTGAAACGTGGCAGGATCCGAATCCGTTGTATGAGCCGATTCCTCGCAAGGCGGAAATAACAGAGAAAAATGCTCAGATGCTTGAACGTGCATTACATATGGTGAGGAGTCAACGATCATAA
- a CDS encoding acetoin utilization AcuB family protein: protein MLIEEIMKRDVSSLSPEHTVSDALTIMQKKKIRHLPIVSDDKGLVGIVTDRDLKEVVPSLYSDSRDASVYNIPLSEIMTKNPISGHPMDFVEEAAIIFYDNQIGCLPIVSGGKLVGIITETDLLYKYIELTGVHQPGSQIEVRVPNIPGILFEVSKVFHQHRLNVLSVLVYPDKENEDNKILVIRVKTMNPLTVINGLRANGFEVLWPNVPGIDL from the coding sequence GTGTTAATTGAAGAGATTATGAAAAGGGATGTCTCCTCCCTTTCACCTGAACATACCGTTAGCGATGCTTTGACAATCATGCAGAAAAAGAAAATCCGGCATCTTCCGATCGTCTCGGATGATAAAGGGCTGGTCGGCATCGTAACGGACCGTGATTTGAAAGAGGTCGTCCCTTCCCTGTATTCCGACTCTCGTGATGCAAGCGTTTACAACATTCCATTGTCTGAAATCATGACGAAAAATCCGATCAGTGGACACCCGATGGATTTCGTAGAAGAGGCGGCGATTATTTTTTACGATAACCAAATCGGCTGCCTTCCGATCGTCTCGGGCGGAAAGCTTGTCGGCATCATAACAGAGACGGATCTGCTGTATAAGTATATCGAATTGACTGGAGTTCACCAGCCGGGCTCACAGATCGAAGTCCGTGTACCGAATATACCCGGCATCCTCTTTGAAGTTTCAAAAGTGTTCCATCAACATAGATTGAATGTGCTAAGTGTTCTCGTATATCCCGATAAGGAAAATGAAGATAATAAAATACTTGTCATTCGCGTTAAGACTATGAATCCGCTAACTGTCATAAATGGTTTGCGTGCTAATGGATTTGAAGTTCTATGGCCGAATGTACCTGGCATTGACCTATGA
- a CDS encoding GNAT family N-acetyltransferase translates to MEHRKTYNAMEVKHKNGDLIIEGPIPGNELANLEFHEHLISFRPPEQQHKALIEIADLPEGRIIIVRDMNQIVGYATYLYPDPLERWSKGKMENLIELGAIEVIPKYRGGGVGKALLEVSMMDDAMEDYIILTTEYYWHWDLKGTKLNVWEYRKVMEKMMNAGGLEYYATDDPEISSHPANCLMARIGKRVDQESIQQFDSLRFMNRFMY, encoded by the coding sequence TTGGAACATAGGAAAACGTATAACGCGATGGAAGTCAAACATAAGAATGGCGACTTGATCATTGAAGGCCCGATTCCCGGCAATGAATTGGCAAACCTAGAATTCCATGAACATTTGATATCCTTCAGACCGCCTGAACAGCAACACAAGGCACTTATTGAAATCGCCGATCTCCCGGAAGGACGAATCATCATCGTCCGTGATATGAACCAAATCGTCGGGTATGCAACATATTTGTATCCCGATCCGCTGGAAAGATGGTCGAAAGGCAAGATGGAAAATCTAATTGAATTGGGAGCCATTGAAGTAATTCCGAAATACAGGGGCGGCGGAGTCGGAAAAGCGCTGCTCGAAGTGTCCATGATGGATGATGCAATGGAGGACTATATTATTCTAACAACCGAATACTATTGGCACTGGGATTTAAAAGGGACAAAACTGAATGTATGGGAATACAGGAAAGTGATGGAGAAGATGATGAATGCGGGCGGGTTGGAATATTATGCGACCGATGACCCTGAAATCAGCTCACATCCCGCGAACTGCCTTATGGCAAGAATCGGCAAAAGGGTGGATCAGGAATCGATTCAACAGTTCGACAGTCTTCGCTTCATGAATAGATTCATGTATTGA
- the acsA gene encoding acetate--CoA ligase, whose protein sequence is MEINNLPVMQGDYQLQDYDQTARDFKWSDAEKEFSWHETGLINIAHEAVDRHANSYRKNKVALFYKDASRKEAYTYNELKRMSNKAANVLTNHSTLEKGDRIFVFMPRSPELYLAILGALKMGTIVGPLFEAFMEGAVYDRLSDSEAKAIVTTPDLLDRIPVDKLPHLKTIFLVGGNIEEDDKHIDFNKHLKNASSHFKVEWLDKESPTLLHYTSGSTGKPKGVLHVQEAMVQQLQTARWVLDLKDEDVFWCTADPGWVTGTAYGIFGPMLAGATSLIVGGRFSTDSWYESIQEYGVTVWYSAPTAFRMLMGAGAGPLEKYDLSSLRHILSVGEPLNPEVIRWGMEVFKLRIHDTWWMTETGAQTICNFGSLPIKMGSMGKAVPGIEAAIVDDRGQVLPPNRMGNLAIKKGWPAMMRQIWNNPEKYDSYFLNDEWYVSGDSAYMDEDGYFFFQGRVDDVIMTSGERVGPFEVESKLLEHPAIVEAGVIGKPDPVRGEIIKAFVALHEGYKPSEELENDIKQFVKKELAAHAAPREIEFKDKLPKTRSGKIMRRVLKAWELNLPTGDLSTMED, encoded by the coding sequence ATGGAAATCAATAACTTACCTGTAATGCAGGGGGATTATCAATTACAGGATTATGACCAAACAGCGAGGGATTTTAAATGGTCTGACGCAGAGAAGGAATTCAGCTGGCATGAAACCGGACTCATCAACATTGCGCACGAGGCTGTAGATCGTCATGCGAATTCCTATCGGAAAAACAAAGTGGCGCTCTTTTACAAAGATGCGTCGCGCAAAGAAGCATATACGTATAACGAACTGAAACGAATGTCCAATAAAGCTGCAAATGTACTGACGAACCATTCAACGTTAGAAAAAGGGGATCGGATATTCGTTTTTATGCCCCGTTCTCCTGAGTTGTATCTTGCAATACTGGGAGCATTGAAAATGGGGACGATTGTCGGGCCTCTCTTCGAAGCATTTATGGAAGGTGCGGTCTATGATAGGCTCTCCGACAGCGAAGCGAAAGCGATTGTTACGACTCCTGACTTGTTGGATAGGATCCCTGTAGACAAATTGCCTCATTTAAAAACAATCTTTTTAGTTGGCGGAAATATTGAAGAAGATGATAAGCATATAGATTTTAACAAACATTTGAAGAATGCGTCTTCCCACTTTAAAGTAGAGTGGCTGGATAAGGAGTCTCCGACGCTGCTCCATTATACGTCAGGCTCCACTGGTAAACCGAAAGGCGTTTTGCATGTGCAAGAAGCGATGGTGCAGCAGTTGCAGACGGCACGCTGGGTATTGGATTTGAAAGATGAGGATGTTTTTTGGTGTACCGCAGATCCGGGTTGGGTTACTGGGACAGCGTACGGGATCTTCGGACCGATGCTGGCCGGTGCGACATCACTGATCGTCGGCGGAAGATTTTCTACGGATAGCTGGTACGAATCCATTCAAGAGTACGGCGTAACGGTATGGTATAGTGCGCCGACTGCGTTCCGGATGTTAATGGGCGCGGGTGCAGGACCGTTGGAGAAATACGATCTTTCATCATTGCGCCATATTCTCTCAGTCGGGGAACCGTTGAACCCTGAAGTCATCCGTTGGGGGATGGAAGTGTTCAAGCTGCGGATCCACGACACTTGGTGGATGACGGAAACAGGGGCCCAAACAATCTGCAACTTCGGCTCGTTGCCGATTAAAATGGGGTCAATGGGGAAAGCCGTTCCGGGAATTGAAGCGGCGATTGTCGACGACCGGGGGCAAGTATTGCCGCCGAATCGAATGGGTAATTTGGCGATTAAAAAAGGTTGGCCAGCAATGATGCGTCAAATTTGGAATAACCCTGAGAAGTATGATTCCTATTTCTTGAATGATGAATGGTATGTTTCCGGGGATTCTGCCTATATGGACGAGGACGGTTATTTCTTCTTCCAAGGACGGGTCGATGATGTCATCATGACGAGCGGCGAACGAGTAGGACCATTCGAAGTGGAGAGCAAGCTCCTTGAGCATCCGGCGATTGTCGAGGCGGGAGTCATCGGGAAGCCCGATCCGGTCCGTGGTGAAATCATTAAGGCCTTCGTTGCCCTCCATGAAGGATATAAACCTTCCGAGGAATTGGAGAATGACATCAAGCAATTCGTCAAAAAGGAACTTGCCGCGCACGCTGCACCAAGGGAAATTGAATTTAAGGATAAGCTTCCGAAGACGAGAAGCGGAAAAATCATGCGCCGCGTGTTGAAGGCATGGGAACTGAATTTGCCGACAGGCGACTTATCGACGATGGAAGACTGA
- a CDS encoding transglycosylase domain-containing protein, with product MSEKRKNRIDLIEEKFETLKKKGWAKGIRITSGVIWNLFLLFLVFGLTLGVFAASVGAGYFASLVAKEPLRSKAEMRGDIFNYEETSEIYFANDIYLGKVNADIERKETTLKDVSPFVIDAVLATEDEYFESHEGIVPKAIFRGLFQDVTNSSSQTGGSTLTQQLIKNQILTNEVSYERKAKEILLAMRLEHFMEKEEILEAYLNIIPYGRNAMGQNIAGIETAAEGIFGVKAKELNLPQAAYIAGIPQAPFAYTPFLSNYYGGGLKKEENIKPGIDRMKTVLFRMKETGYITDKQYEEAIAYDITKDFAKKTERATERYPYLTQEIQERTKDILAQILAEKDGIDADRLAEEKKLAEKYLILAERDMRTGGYRIYSTIDKDLYDGMNKVAEEFEHYGFTYTREEEDISTGEIILKDDPVQVGAIMIENSTGRILSFVGGRDHNLENTNHATRAFRQNGSSMKPLLVYAPAIEYGVIGAGSPVVDVKFEVPDNGKTWAPTNYNANVENGIIPARQALAESLNLPTARLYKDIVDRRPAEFLEKMNFTKLTEGDHVHLSVSYGGMDVGVSVEENTNAFATFANGGKFIQSYIIERIEDMSGNVVYEHKTEPVDVFSPETSYIVTDMLRDVIKPGGTGQQLPGFMNFKTDLAAKTGTTNGYGDAWLVGYNPNVSMGLWFGYKDQKRKLYTRKSGAMHPTTRTTMLFGRMMNKVNELKPDIIGAGSTFKQPEGVVSKPFCGISGLAPSAACTTAGLVRSDLFNSKAMLPTEPDDSIINASYVSVKGSRYMALPSTPAEFIVSGGTGVNQAFIDRMLGPWGGDASKLFPSMSVFASGVVSGASFNADDSAPAGVSASLNGSTLVWSESPSNDVIGYYVYRNNERIATVRDGSANSIAVGPGDYYVRAVDITGLLSGGSNIVIVDSPEPPPTTETPDDGKTPPAIPPGNEGNGGDDGNGNEGSGNDDGSTGTGNNGNGNGNNGNNGNGNNNGGGNKPPSDGDDDDEN from the coding sequence TTGAGTGAAAAACGTAAAAACAGGATAGATCTCATAGAAGAAAAATTTGAAACGCTAAAGAAAAAAGGTTGGGCAAAAGGAATTCGCATCACTTCGGGAGTCATTTGGAACCTCTTTCTCCTCTTCCTTGTCTTCGGACTGACGCTTGGCGTATTTGCCGCCTCAGTCGGTGCCGGTTATTTTGCATCACTCGTCGCAAAAGAACCGCTCCGTTCCAAGGCTGAAATGCGGGGAGACATCTTCAATTATGAGGAGACATCTGAAATTTATTTTGCCAATGACATTTATTTAGGTAAAGTAAATGCCGATATTGAACGGAAGGAAACGACATTGAAGGATGTTTCTCCATTTGTCATCGATGCCGTTTTGGCCACGGAAGACGAGTATTTTGAATCGCATGAGGGAATCGTCCCAAAAGCGATTTTCCGCGGACTATTTCAAGACGTGACGAATTCATCTAGTCAGACTGGTGGTTCAACACTCACCCAACAACTTATCAAAAACCAGATTTTGACGAATGAAGTCTCCTATGAACGGAAGGCGAAAGAAATCCTGCTCGCCATGCGACTCGAACATTTCATGGAAAAAGAAGAGATACTTGAAGCCTACCTAAATATCATTCCATATGGTAGAAATGCAATGGGACAAAATATTGCGGGAATCGAAACTGCTGCAGAAGGCATTTTCGGTGTGAAAGCAAAGGAACTTAATTTACCCCAAGCGGCATATATAGCGGGAATTCCGCAAGCACCATTTGCTTATACGCCTTTCCTGAGCAACTATTATGGCGGCGGCTTAAAGAAAGAGGAAAATATCAAGCCAGGAATCGATCGAATGAAAACTGTCCTCTTCCGTATGAAGGAAACGGGCTATATTACTGATAAGCAATATGAAGAAGCGATCGCCTACGACATCACAAAGGACTTTGCTAAAAAGACTGAACGTGCGACCGAGCGATATCCATACTTGACCCAAGAGATCCAAGAGCGCACGAAGGATATATTAGCCCAGATCCTCGCTGAGAAAGATGGTATCGATGCAGATCGCCTCGCTGAAGAGAAAAAACTTGCAGAGAAATATCTAATCCTGGCGGAGCGTGATATGCGTACGGGCGGGTACCGCATTTATTCGACAATCGATAAAGATCTTTACGACGGAATGAATAAAGTAGCAGAAGAATTTGAGCATTACGGATTCACTTACACACGGGAGGAAGAGGATATCAGTACGGGCGAAATCATCCTGAAAGATGATCCCGTGCAAGTAGGTGCCATTATGATCGAAAATAGCACAGGACGAATCCTCTCCTTTGTAGGAGGACGCGACCATAATCTGGAGAACACGAATCATGCGACAAGAGCTTTCAGACAAAATGGATCTTCCATGAAACCGCTTCTCGTCTATGCTCCGGCAATTGAATATGGGGTCATCGGCGCAGGAAGCCCTGTCGTCGACGTGAAATTCGAAGTGCCGGACAACGGAAAAACATGGGCACCGACGAACTATAATGCTAACGTGGAAAATGGAATTATCCCAGCCAGACAGGCATTAGCTGAATCCCTCAACTTACCGACAGCAAGGCTTTACAAGGACATCGTCGATCGACGACCAGCGGAGTTTTTAGAGAAGATGAACTTCACCAAACTCACGGAGGGGGATCACGTCCATCTATCCGTTTCATATGGTGGAATGGATGTAGGAGTCAGCGTTGAAGAGAATACAAACGCATTCGCCACTTTCGCGAATGGCGGCAAGTTCATCCAGTCTTACATCATAGAACGTATCGAAGACATGTCTGGAAATGTCGTGTATGAACACAAGACGGAACCTGTTGACGTGTTTAGCCCTGAAACATCATATATCGTAACAGATATGCTCAGAGATGTTATAAAACCTGGCGGCACAGGACAGCAATTGCCTGGATTCATGAATTTCAAAACCGACCTGGCAGCAAAAACCGGGACGACGAACGGATACGGCGACGCTTGGCTGGTCGGGTACAATCCGAATGTCTCGATGGGCCTCTGGTTCGGCTATAAGGATCAAAAGCGCAAGTTGTACACCAGAAAGTCCGGTGCGATGCATCCGACGACACGGACGACAATGCTCTTTGGCAGAATGATGAATAAAGTGAATGAATTGAAACCTGATATTATTGGTGCAGGCAGCACTTTCAAACAACCGGAAGGCGTAGTATCCAAACCTTTCTGCGGTATTTCCGGACTGGCGCCATCAGCTGCATGTACAACTGCTGGATTAGTCAGATCAGACTTGTTCAATTCAAAAGCGATGCTTCCGACAGAACCCGATGACAGCATTATCAATGCATCCTATGTCTCCGTCAAAGGCAGCCGTTACATGGCACTACCTTCTACACCTGCCGAATTTATCGTCTCAGGCGGAACAGGAGTCAACCAGGCATTCATTGACCGCATGCTTGGACCATGGGGTGGAGATGCTTCGAAGCTGTTCCCATCCATGTCAGTGTTTGCTTCAGGCGTTGTATCTGGCGCTTCCTTTAACGCCGATGATTCGGCACCGGCAGGAGTCAGCGCATCGCTTAATGGATCGACGTTGGTTTGGTCGGAGTCCCCTTCAAACGACGTGATCGGTTATTATGTGTACCGGAACAATGAACGCATTGCGACCGTCAGAGATGGATCCGCCAATTCGATCGCTGTCGGCCCGGGGGATTATTACGTCAGAGCCGTTGATATTACCGGACTGTTATCAGGGGGCTCCAATATCGTTATTGTAGATAGCCCGGAGCCACCACCTACTACGGAAACCCCGGATGACGGGAAAACACCTCCCGCGATACCTCCAGGGAATGAAGGCAATGGCGGAGATGACGGAAACGGCAATGAAGGCAGTGGGAATGATGATGGAAGTACTGGTACTGGTAACAATGGAAACGGAAATGGCAATAATGGAAACAACGGAAACGGCAACAACAACGGAGGAGGCAATAAACCTCCTTCAGATGGCGATGATGATGATGAAAATTAA
- the tyrS gene encoding tyrosine--tRNA ligase has protein sequence MKSVLLEDLKWRGLLYQQTDEEGLEKVLNEEKISLYCGVDPTADSMHIGHIVPLLTLRRFALHGHRPILLVGGATGMIGDPSFRADERQLLTEEQVDQNVAGLRKQFERLFDFNGENGAVLVNNNDWMGNMSAIDFLRDYGKLLSVNYMLAKENVSSRLETGISFTEFSYMLIQGLDFNHLYNNYGCRVQIGGSDQWGNITTGLEIIRKTHEEEAKAFGITIPLVTKADGTKFGKTAGGSVWLDADKTSPYEFYQFWINTADADVIKYLKIFTFMSREEIEALEVSVQEEPHLRKAQQALAEEMMRLIHGQDALEQAIRISKALFSGDLKALTVAEMKDAFKDVPTAELEKSDKNIVDFIVEAGVSSSKRQAREDVTNGAISLNGEKVTDIAYEVTAADRLDDAFTIVRRGKKNYKMVKFI, from the coding sequence ATGAAGAGCGTATTGTTGGAAGACTTAAAATGGAGAGGCCTGCTGTATCAGCAGACTGATGAGGAAGGCCTTGAGAAGGTATTGAATGAGGAAAAGATCTCGTTATATTGTGGCGTCGATCCGACAGCAGACAGCATGCATATCGGTCATATCGTCCCGTTATTGACATTGCGCCGTTTTGCATTGCATGGCCACCGTCCGATTTTGCTGGTGGGTGGTGCGACAGGGATGATCGGTGACCCATCTTTCCGTGCCGACGAACGTCAGCTTCTAACAGAAGAACAAGTGGATCAAAATGTGGCAGGACTTCGTAAGCAATTCGAAAGGTTATTCGACTTCAATGGTGAGAATGGCGCAGTCCTCGTCAACAATAATGACTGGATGGGCAACATGAGCGCCATCGATTTCCTTCGAGATTACGGAAAATTGCTTAGCGTCAATTATATGCTTGCAAAAGAGAACGTATCATCTAGGCTCGAAACGGGAATTTCTTTTACCGAGTTCTCTTATATGCTCATTCAAGGCCTTGATTTCAACCATTTGTACAATAATTATGGTTGCCGGGTTCAAATCGGCGGATCTGACCAATGGGGCAATATTACAACAGGCCTTGAAATCATCCGGAAGACGCATGAGGAAGAAGCGAAGGCATTCGGTATCACGATTCCGCTCGTTACGAAAGCGGATGGTACGAAGTTCGGTAAAACGGCAGGCGGCTCCGTCTGGTTGGATGCTGATAAAACATCCCCTTATGAGTTCTACCAATTTTGGATCAACACGGCTGACGCTGATGTCATCAAGTATTTAAAAATCTTCACCTTCATGTCCCGTGAAGAAATTGAAGCGTTGGAGGTTTCTGTCCAAGAGGAACCGCATTTACGGAAAGCGCAGCAAGCACTTGCAGAAGAAATGATGCGTCTCATCCACGGCCAGGATGCGCTTGAACAAGCAATCCGCATTTCAAAAGCATTATTCAGCGGAGATCTGAAGGCGTTGACAGTTGCAGAAATGAAAGACGCATTCAAGGATGTGCCGACAGCAGAACTCGAGAAGTCTGATAAAAACATTGTCGACTTCATCGTCGAAGCTGGTGTTTCTTCTTCCAAGCGACAAGCCCGTGAAGACGTGACAAACGGTGCCATTTCCTTGAATGGAGAAAAAGTGACGGATATCGCATATGAAGTCACTGCTGCAGACCGTTTGGACGATGCGTTTAC